The following are encoded in a window of Pagrus major chromosome 14, Pma_NU_1.0 genomic DNA:
- the atxn10 gene encoding ataxin-10 encodes MAAITNSNLDIPASFAGILNENHRSEHLPVLKTFTTALRDKEYRDAVEEEAFSSLLKVLSRLCDELQAVSGEDEDLQSVALQLQLTAECFRAQRNACVQSTRNQSVLREVGFIDVSLKLLSILRIPNLENRDDILEPLRCGIQFLGNLAVGNQMCKDNIWQQSFPNLLLQLLSVDDEKAVNYASMVLHTCLDEAKVEDLSEPQNIQVALRVMELCRTQPDLDWTVIIATQHFLKSSALVESMYSGMSHHERVTLLELLFAQLREEDSDECGVPPSVARFLASTFQKVCGAVLTLATGSVSSEEVLQEALTVISLLDVLCEMTSDCSQFMFLQDHPDLLMTTVELLEQVHAIGKSSKNVFSSAQNFSFGGDGDQSPVISFKAHLIRLIGNLCHNNTNNQNKVRELEGIPLILDNCNIDSNNPFISQWAIFAIRNLLEHNTQNQELVASLERRGSADYSALRELGFLVEERDGSLLLKPVRKDS; translated from the exons ATGGCAGCTATCACCAACAGCAACTTGGACATCCCAGCGTCTTTCGCTGGCATTTTGAATGAAAATCACCGCTCTGAACACTTGCCGGTCCTAAAAACATTCACCACTGCGTTACGGGACAAGGAATACAG GGATGCCGTGGAGGAGGAGGCCTTCTCCAGCCTTTTAAAGGTGTTGTCCCGACTGTGTGATGAGCTGCAGGCTGTCAGCGGTGAGGATGAAGACCTGCAGTCTGTCgccctgcagctgcagctgaccGCTGAGTGCTTCAGGGCTCAGAGGAACGCCTGTGTCCAGAGCACTCGCAACCAGAGTGTACTCAG GGAGGTTGGTTTCATTGATGTATCTCTTAAACTCCTGAGCATCCTTCGGATCCCAAATTTGGAGAACAGAGATGACATACTTGAAC CTCTTCGTTGTGGGATCCAGTTCCTCGGTAACCTGGCCGTTGGAAACCAAATGTGTAAAGACAACATCTGGCAGCAGAGTTTCCCAAATCTTCTCCT GCAGCTGCTCAGTGTTGACGATGAGAAGGCGGTGAACTACGCCTCTATGGTGCTCCACACATGTCTAGATGAAGCCAAGGTGGAAGATCTGTCTGAGCCGCAGAACATCCAGGTGGCTCTCAGGGTGATGGAGCTCTGCAGGACCCAACCTGACTTGGACTGGAC GGTTATCATTGCTACCCAACATTTCCTCAAGTCTTCAGCTCTCGTGGAGAGCATGTACTCTGGGATGTCTCACCATGAAAG AGTTACTCTGTTAGAGCTGCTCTTTGCCCAGCTGAGAGAGGAGGACTCAGATGAGTGTGGCGTCCCACCCAGTGTGGCTCGTTTCCTGGCTAGTACCTTCCAGAAAGTTTGTGGAGCTGTGCTGACACTCGCCACTGGCTCGGTCTCCAGTGAGGAG GTCCTGCAGGAGGCACTGACAGTGATAAGTCTACTGGACGTGCTGTGTGAGATGACCTCAGACTGCAGCCAGTTCATGTTCCTGCAGGACCATCCAGACCTTCTAATGACCACTGTTG AGCTCCTGGAGCAGGTGCATGCTATAGGGAAGTCCAGCAAGAATGTTTTCAGTTCCGCACAGAACTTCTCCTTCGGTGGAGATGGAGACCAATCCCCTGTCATCAGCTTCAAGGCCCACCTCATCAGGCTGATAGGAAACTTGTGtcacaacaacaccaacaaccaGAACAAG GTGAGAGAACTGGAAGGCATCCCCCTCATCTTGGACAACTGCAACATAGACAGCAACAACCCAT TTATCAGCCAGTGGGCCATCTTCGCCATCAGGAACCTCCtagaacacaacacacagaaccAGGAGCTGGTTGCCTCCCTGGAACGCCGTGGCAGCGCCGACTACTCTGCGCTCAGGGAGTTGGGTTTCCTGGTGGAGGAGCGAGATGGAAGCCTGCTGCTCAAACCTGTGAGGAAAGACTCGTAA
- the wnt7ba gene encoding protein Wnt-7b: protein MLIISSRSALLSVYYPQIFLILTSGSYLALSSVVALGANIICNKIPGLAPRQRALCQSRPDAIIVIGEGAQLGINECQYQFRYGRWNCSALGERTVFGQELRVGSREAAFTYAITAAGVAHAVTTACSQGNLSQCGCDREKQGYHDYQEEGWKWGGCSADVKYGVEFSRRFVDAREIKKNARRLMNLHNNEAGRKILEERMKLECKCHGVSGSCTTKTCWITLPKFREIGYLLKDRYIDAVQVEPVRASRLRQPSFLRLKEARGYQKPTDTDLVYLERSPNYCEEDTVTGSTGTRGRLCNGTSTHTDSCNVMCCGRGYNTHHYTRIWQCNCKFHWCCFVKCNTCSEKSEVYTCK, encoded by the exons ATGCTCATCATCTCGTCTCGCAGCGCGCTGCTGTCCGTCTACTACCCGCAGATCTTCCTCATCCTCACCAGCGGTAGCTACCT GGCGCTGTCCTCAGTGGTCGCCCTAGGCGCGAACATCATCTGCAACAAGATCCCAGGACTGGCCCCCCGTCAGAGAGCCCTCTGCCAGAGTCGCCCCGACGCCATCATTGTCATCGGCGAGGGCGCCCAACTGGGCATCAATGAGTGTCAGTACCAGTTCCGCTACGGCCGGTGGAACTGCTCGGCCCTGGGCGAGAGGACTGTCTTTGGACAAGAGCTGAGAGTAG GCAGCAGGGAGGCAGCTTTCACCTATGCGATCACCGCAGCCGGAGTTGCCCACGCAGTGACCACAGCTTGCAGCCAAGGCAACCTCAGCCAGTGCGGCTGTGACCGCGAGAAGCAGGGCTACCACGACTACCAAGAGGAGGGCTGGAAGTGGGGAGGCTGCTCGGCCGATGTTAAGTACGGGGTGGAGTTCTCGCGGCGCTTTGTCGACGCCCGGGAGATCAAGAAAAACGCCCGCCGGCTGATGAACCTGCACAACAACGAGGCAGGGCGAAAG ATCctagaggagaggatgaagctGGAGTGTAAGTGTCACGGCGTATCTGGTTCCTGCACCACCAAGACCTGCTGGATCACCCTGCCCAAGTTCAGAGAGATTGGCTACCTGCTGAAAGACCGCTACATCGACGCGGTTCAAGTCGAGCCGGTCCGGGCCTCGCGGCTCCGCCAACCCTCCTTTCTAAGGCTCAAAGAAGCACGCGGCTACCAGAAGCCCACGGACACAGACTTGGTCTACTTGGAGCGTTCGCCCAACTACTGCGAAGAGGACACAGTCACAGGAAGTACAGGAACACGGGGCCGGCTGTGCAATGGCACCTCCACTCACACAGACAGTTGTAATGTGATGTGCTGTGGCCGGGGCTACAACACACACCACTACACGCGCATCTGGCAGTGCAACTGCAAGTTCCACTGGTGCTGTTTTGTCAAGTGCAACACCTGCAGCGAGAAATCAGAGGTTTACACCTGCAAGTAG